The following DNA comes from Candidatus Zixiibacteriota bacterium.
ATCCATCTGGGCGGAATCCCTGAAGGCGTAGAGGTTGTGATCCTTGCTCCCTATGATCATCTCGCCTGCTTCGGTAATCACCGCGCTGGAGAGCACACACCAGTCGGTTTGATATGACCACAGCTGGCTTCCATCGGCTGTATCAATTGCCTTGATATTGAAATCCAGCCCGCCGATATACAGAATTCCCTCCGGGCTTATCATTGGCGATGAATAAACATGATGGAGAAAGAAGCTGTTGACCCAGCGCACTTGGGCGTATGTGCCCGAATCCGCCAGGGCATAGACTTTCTGGTCGAAAGCACCGAAATAAATCGTCCCGTCGGGACCGACAGCGGGCGATGAGAACACCCCGGAGGCGTTGAAAACTCCGGAGCCGGTCTTGAACTGCCATTTGAGCGAGCCGTCCGGATTGAGCGCATACAGGCTGGAATCACCCCCGCCTCCATAATAACCACCTGCGCCGAAATAGATCGTGCCGTCATGGCCGAGCGAAGCCGAAGAGGCAATTCCGTCATTGGCCTCGAATGTCCAGGCGGTGTCAGCCGTGGAAGGTCCGGTGAAGCCGGTTCGTCCGGTATGCTTGAGGTCATGACGAAACATCGGCCAGGGTGACTCTGGCAGTAGATTCGCGAATGATCCAAAAAAGCAGATCAATGTAAAAAGAGAAATCAATATGGTTCTGTTCATGTCTAACCATGATACGCACAGCTTTCGATATTTGATAAATATAAAAACTCACCGCACCCCAAAGATACGGTGAGCGTGTGTGTAGGCGGGTAGGTTCAGTTAGAACCTGATTAAGTTTAGATCGCCAACCAGAGATTTTCAACAAAAATATTTCGTTATCGGCGTTGCGCTCGTTTACAATTTTCGCTGAAACTGAAAAGATTCGGTATTTGAGGTTAAAAACGGGGTAATTAATAATGAATTAATTTTGATTTAATAATTTGCTCACAATCCAGATTAGATTAAAGGGCGCAGGCGTAACTATACCTTTTCAATTTTTTCCCACCTAAAC
Coding sequences within:
- a CDS encoding PQQ-binding-like beta-propeller repeat protein, coding for MNRTILISLFTLICFFGSFANLLPESPWPMFRHDLKHTGRTGFTGPSTADTAWTFEANDGIASSASLGHDGTIYFGAGGYYGGGGDSSLYALNPDGSLKWQFKTGSGVFNASGVFSSPAVGPDGTIYFGAFDQKVYALADSGTYAQVRWVNSFFLHHVYSSPMISPEGILYIGGLDFNIKAIDTADGSQLWSYQTDWCVLSSAVITEAGEMIIGSKDHNLYAFRDSAQMD